Proteins encoded within one genomic window of uncultured Desulfobacter sp.:
- a CDS encoding amidophosphoribosyltransferase, producing MCAIAGLLFKHNQHTFNLTTGDALTLILDSTKHRGMDSCGWALYREPVNDTFRMRFFIPSGQSAEKETTRIHDTLTKHQVSILATEKLGCTLGIKAEFSGDLLDLTHAIEKELKPVSIGKQLDILKDVGKPFDVAPLYNIGAFNGTHGIAHNRLATESGVRPETAHPFWACGFSDIATVHNGQITNYWIMRRRLERKGMTFQTENDTELIAVYLAYQMSCELTLEEALKASLDDLDGTYSYLVATPDSIGYAKDKLAAKPMVKYENDEMIVISSEEVGINRLFPGQALETTEPAPLTYGLWSRTV from the coding sequence ATGTGTGCCATAGCTGGTCTATTATTTAAACATAATCAACACACTTTCAATCTGACCACCGGTGATGCGTTGACATTGATTTTAGACTCCACGAAACATCGCGGCATGGATTCATGCGGATGGGCGCTTTACAGAGAGCCCGTCAACGACACCTTTCGCATGCGCTTTTTCATTCCATCCGGCCAAAGCGCTGAAAAGGAAACCACCCGTATTCACGACACCCTGACCAAACATCAGGTTTCAATCCTTGCTACGGAAAAATTGGGATGCACATTAGGAATAAAGGCAGAATTTTCAGGTGACCTCCTGGATCTGACACATGCCATTGAAAAGGAGCTTAAACCCGTATCCATCGGAAAGCAGCTGGACATCCTGAAAGATGTGGGAAAACCGTTTGATGTGGCACCATTATACAACATTGGTGCATTCAACGGCACCCACGGCATTGCCCACAACCGTCTGGCCACCGAATCGGGTGTACGCCCCGAAACGGCACACCCCTTCTGGGCCTGCGGGTTTTCGGATATTGCAACGGTTCACAACGGCCAGATTACCAATTACTGGATTATGCGAAGGCGCCTGGAACGCAAAGGCATGACCTTCCAGACGGAGAACGATACTGAACTGATCGCCGTCTACCTGGCCTATCAGATGAGCTGTGAACTGACTTTGGAAGAGGCACTTAAAGCCTCACTGGACGATCTGGACGGAACCTATTCCTATCTGGTGGCCACACCGGATTCCATTGGATACGCCAAGGACAAGCTGGCAGCCAAACCCATGGTTAAATACGAAAACGATGAAATGATCGTGATCTCATCAGAAGAGGTGGGCATCAACCGCCTGTTTCCCGGCCAGGCCCTGGAAACAACGGAACCGGCCCCATTGACCTATGGCCTTTGGTCAAGAACGGTTTAG
- a CDS encoding glutamate synthase-related protein, with translation MATIDLAQTPIKMANEVIHGYGAIHQSIEITNPDARHYIAVGLTNPIDVHIKGSAGYFCGGLSDGPNILVDKNVSWGVGDNMQSGSITVNGNAGAIAGLALRGGDIIIHGNMGSRSGQVMKQGTLFCAGSSSFMTGYMMYGGRIIILGDSGEKIGENMAGGEIFVGGEIQSLGSDAMLTEATNKDLESIHAFLSKYGFSFSGTFKKIVCEGKDLTYGTPEPRTKPIAFPEFSGPQSAYWNAKVQEDIRIKSKIGRYRVRGFGAARPIPHFNDIAFKKDIDPSKIAPDVTGKINLRTCIGDRHGGRALDLSMPVMIAPMSFGALSPGVKQALGIASSMSNISENTGEGGMYSVERAEARQLIAQCLSGRLGWNIHDMKRSDGIELYISQGAKPGLGGQLMAAKLTPEIAAMRGIPEGMDLRSPSRHPDVLGGDDLIMKIREFREAVGWRLPISLKLGGGRTRDDVKIAYKDNLDFVELDGLQGGTGAASNEVLEYVGIPTISAIMEAMDGLAEIDATGQLPIVLMGGIQNGVDAAKALALGATAVGLGTPMLVASGCIGCMQCSTGSCPLGLTSQDAKLTKRFDVKKGALKMHQYLESIRWQLAAITDALGYDNVNQLSRDDLVALTPEAAALTRLPYDPDYRRHHKYASVASPSDKKETGLANYPKHSFELIRTMGNATPDNIEIQQRILSESLASRKNPYPEGRPAHLDDFVFLSAALTRLVIDPYREACSTQTCITRSIGIGPKKEDQPSIDLENPFFVTGFNEAPARVQSTLAQVLSQSGCAYIGRCPLIQTGEKNAAYPWLQLLKPGEAPSAVADGIIYELDDAFTPVSPDRVRPEQLLGLSVSAAAVHKALPFALENSFDLMLLDQTAGIGRPWVELSSPIDLTVMRDAVHGLRAVNMEEEIALVNFGGLRSGTDVAKALAYNCLGSVFSLAMGIALGGKIKGNRLVFVDDLNEKELIEAGLHWIKGTAQEAAIIARCTGKTNVHNLEPEDMRAITTVAAAALDIPLASGPEKREAF, from the coding sequence ATGGCAACAATTGATCTTGCTCAAACACCCATCAAAATGGCCAATGAAGTTATACACGGGTACGGCGCCATTCATCAGTCCATTGAAATCACGAATCCCGATGCCAGGCATTATATTGCCGTGGGACTGACCAATCCCATCGACGTACATATCAAAGGATCGGCCGGGTATTTTTGCGGCGGGCTCAGCGACGGCCCGAACATCCTTGTGGATAAAAATGTATCCTGGGGGGTGGGAGACAACATGCAGTCTGGCAGTATCACGGTGAATGGCAATGCCGGAGCCATTGCAGGTCTGGCGCTGCGTGGCGGCGACATCATCATTCACGGAAACATGGGATCACGCTCCGGCCAGGTGATGAAACAAGGCACCCTGTTCTGTGCGGGCAGTTCAAGCTTTATGACCGGCTACATGATGTACGGCGGTCGGATCATCATCCTGGGTGACTCCGGGGAGAAAATAGGTGAAAACATGGCCGGTGGTGAAATCTTTGTGGGTGGAGAAATCCAGTCCCTGGGCAGCGATGCCATGCTGACCGAGGCCACGAACAAAGATCTGGAAAGTATTCATGCCTTTCTTTCCAAATACGGATTCTCCTTTTCTGGAACTTTTAAAAAAATTGTTTGTGAAGGCAAGGACCTGACCTACGGCACCCCCGAACCCCGGACTAAGCCGATTGCGTTCCCGGAATTTTCAGGGCCCCAAAGCGCCTACTGGAATGCAAAGGTCCAGGAGGATATCCGTATCAAAAGCAAAATCGGCCGCTACCGTGTCCGCGGATTCGGTGCTGCCCGCCCTATCCCCCATTTTAACGACATTGCGTTTAAAAAAGATATTGATCCTTCAAAAATAGCCCCGGATGTTACCGGTAAAATCAACCTCAGAACCTGTATTGGAGACCGTCACGGCGGCCGTGCCCTGGATTTGAGCATGCCGGTCATGATTGCCCCCATGAGTTTTGGTGCACTGAGCCCCGGCGTAAAACAGGCCTTGGGTATTGCCTCATCCATGTCCAATATTTCAGAAAATACGGGCGAAGGCGGCATGTATTCTGTGGAGAGAGCTGAAGCCCGGCAACTGATCGCCCAATGCCTGTCCGGACGGCTGGGCTGGAATATTCATGATATGAAACGCTCCGACGGCATCGAGCTGTATATTTCCCAAGGCGCAAAGCCGGGCCTGGGCGGCCAGTTGATGGCAGCTAAACTCACCCCGGAAATCGCTGCCATGCGAGGCATCCCGGAAGGAATGGATCTTAGGTCCCCATCACGCCACCCCGATGTGCTGGGAGGTGATGATTTGATCATGAAAATCCGGGAATTCCGGGAAGCTGTGGGCTGGCGCCTTCCGATCAGCCTCAAATTAGGCGGCGGACGAACCCGTGATGATGTGAAAATAGCCTACAAAGACAACCTTGATTTTGTGGAACTGGACGGCCTGCAAGGCGGAACCGGCGCAGCTTCCAACGAGGTCCTCGAATATGTGGGCATTCCAACCATATCGGCCATTATGGAGGCTATGGACGGGCTGGCTGAAATCGATGCAACGGGCCAGTTACCCATCGTTCTCATGGGCGGAATCCAAAACGGCGTTGATGCGGCCAAGGCCTTGGCCTTAGGCGCAACCGCCGTGGGCTTGGGAACGCCCATGCTGGTTGCATCGGGCTGTATCGGGTGTATGCAGTGCAGCACGGGAAGCTGCCCCCTTGGCCTGACTTCACAGGATGCCAAACTGACAAAACGGTTTGATGTCAAAAAAGGTGCGCTTAAAATGCATCAATACCTGGAATCCATTCGCTGGCAGCTGGCCGCCATTACCGATGCACTGGGATATGACAATGTCAATCAGTTGAGCCGGGACGATCTGGTGGCCCTGACACCGGAAGCCGCGGCTTTAACCCGCCTGCCATACGATCCTGACTATCGGAGACACCATAAATACGCATCCGTGGCTTCCCCATCCGATAAAAAAGAGACCGGCCTGGCCAATTATCCAAAGCACAGCTTCGAACTGATCCGCACGATGGGCAATGCAACACCGGACAACATTGAAATCCAGCAACGGATTTTGTCCGAAAGTCTTGCCTCCCGTAAAAATCCGTATCCGGAAGGTCGCCCGGCTCATCTGGATGATTTTGTCTTTTTGTCGGCGGCCCTGACGCGCCTGGTCATCGACCCCTACCGCGAAGCGTGCAGCACCCAAACCTGCATCACCCGATCCATTGGGATCGGTCCTAAAAAAGAAGACCAGCCGTCCATTGACCTGGAAAATCCTTTTTTTGTCACGGGCTTTAATGAGGCTCCGGCCAGAGTCCAATCGACACTGGCCCAGGTTCTTTCCCAGAGTGGATGCGCCTATATCGGCCGGTGTCCGCTGATCCAGACAGGGGAAAAAAACGCTGCCTATCCCTGGCTGCAGCTGCTTAAACCCGGTGAAGCACCCAGTGCTGTTGCGGATGGTATTATTTACGAACTGGACGATGCGTTTACTCCGGTGTCCCCGGATCGGGTACGCCCTGAACAACTGTTGGGCTTAAGTGTTTCTGCGGCAGCTGTCCATAAAGCGTTACCCTTTGCCCTTGAAAATTCATTCGACCTGATGCTGCTTGACCAGACAGCAGGCATTGGCCGACCCTGGGTGGAACTGTCCTCCCCCATTGACCTGACGGTCATGCGCGATGCAGTTCACGGGCTTCGGGCCGTGAATATGGAAGAAGAAATCGCCCTGGTGAACTTCGGCGGCTTAAGGTCCGGAACGGATGTGGCTAAAGCCCTGGCATACAACTGCCTGGGTTCCGTATTCAGCCTGGCCATGGGCATTGCCCTGGGCGGAAAAATCAAAGGCAACAGGCTGGTATTTGTCGATGATCTTAACGAAAAAGAGCTTATAGAAGCAGGGTTACACTGGATAAAGGGCACGGCACAAGAAGCCGCCATCATCGCACGGTGCACGGGAAAAACAAATGTACACAATCTCGAACCCGAAGACATGAGAGCCATTACAACGGTCGCTGCAGCAGCATTGGATATTCCATTGGCCTCCGGCCCTGAAAAAAGAGAGGCATTTTAA
- the glnT gene encoding type III glutamate--ammonia ligase produces MLYNPETTQDTSNLSEKRKQVRQMLKEQGVEFILAQFVDIHGAPKVKQVPVDCFDSLVDNGAGFAGAAVWGMGLGPENHDLMARTDIDTYVQLPWIPNVAIANCDLYVNNEIWPYCPRNNLKRMLGMMAEKGLTLNGGFEPEHFLVVQDENGIKPWDPLNLDTLAKPCYDFKGMAQSIEYLQDIIRYGNQMGFGIYQSDHEDANGQYEINFDWSDAVTASDRLVLFRLMSGQIAQEYGAIATYVAKPFKDKTGSGAHLHFHVADAESGKNLFPLEDGQTDWKGLGLSKTAIHYIGGLLKHCRAITAVSSPQINCYRRIQSGEFVYSSNSGYTWTPSFASYGDNNRTQLYRCPSPNRFEDRSPSAMVNPYLLLAAQIAAGLDGIENEIDPGEAICGKNIWNLSVDQRREMGLTLLPQNLMEAVEALEEDDVVKSGLGAIADEFIRLKKAEWGEFMQHVTSWEIKRTLTML; encoded by the coding sequence ATGCTATATAATCCCGAAACTACGCAAGATACATCAAACCTGTCAGAAAAACGTAAACAGGTCCGGCAGATGCTCAAAGAACAGGGCGTTGAATTTATTCTGGCCCAGTTTGTCGATATTCACGGTGCGCCTAAAGTAAAACAGGTCCCAGTGGACTGTTTTGACAGCCTGGTGGATAATGGGGCTGGTTTTGCCGGTGCCGCCGTCTGGGGCATGGGCCTGGGACCGGAAAACCACGACCTGATGGCGCGGACCGATATCGATACTTACGTTCAGCTTCCCTGGATTCCCAATGTGGCAATTGCCAACTGCGATCTCTATGTTAACAACGAAATCTGGCCCTACTGCCCCCGCAACAACCTGAAGCGCATGCTTGGTATGATGGCGGAAAAAGGCCTCACATTAAACGGCGGTTTCGAACCCGAGCATTTCCTGGTCGTGCAGGACGAAAACGGCATTAAACCCTGGGACCCGCTCAATTTAGATACCCTGGCCAAACCTTGCTACGATTTTAAAGGCATGGCCCAAAGCATCGAATATCTCCAGGACATCATCCGTTACGGAAATCAGATGGGCTTTGGCATCTACCAAAGCGATCATGAAGATGCCAACGGCCAGTACGAAATTAACTTTGACTGGTCCGATGCGGTAACGGCATCTGACCGCCTGGTCCTGTTCCGGCTCATGAGCGGTCAAATTGCCCAGGAATACGGCGCGATTGCAACATATGTGGCAAAGCCGTTTAAAGACAAAACAGGATCCGGAGCCCATCTTCATTTCCATGTGGCCGATGCTGAATCAGGCAAAAACCTCTTTCCCCTGGAAGACGGGCAGACGGATTGGAAAGGCCTGGGACTATCAAAAACCGCAATCCACTATATCGGCGGCCTGTTAAAACATTGCCGGGCCATCACCGCCGTTTCTTCACCCCAGATAAACTGTTACAGACGTATCCAGAGCGGTGAATTCGTCTATTCATCCAATTCCGGATATACCTGGACACCGTCCTTTGCATCCTATGGTGACAACAACCGGACACAGCTTTACCGCTGCCCCAGTCCAAACCGTTTTGAAGACCGGTCACCGTCCGCCATGGTGAACCCTTATTTGCTGCTGGCGGCACAGATTGCAGCGGGCCTGGACGGCATTGAAAATGAAATTGATCCTGGTGAAGCAATTTGTGGTAAAAACATCTGGAATCTTTCTGTGGACCAGCGCAGGGAAATGGGCCTGACGCTTCTGCCCCAGAACCTTATGGAAGCGGTGGAAGCGCTTGAGGAAGATGACGTGGTTAAAAGCGGCCTAGGCGCCATTGCCGATGAATTTATCCGCCTTAAAAAAGCTGAATGGGGAGAATTCATGCAGCACGTCACCTCCTGGGAGATCAAACGCACGCTGACCATGCTGTAA
- a CDS encoding XRE family transcriptional regulator, whose amino-acid sequence MSMPNNTIERSIGREIKRHRTKNGLTIAELAKQSNLSIGMLSKIENGNTSPSLSTLHALSRALLIPITAFFRKFEEKRHVSYVKAGAGMVIDRRGTRTGHNYELLGHSLRKDALVEPYLLTLTKESEVSPFFEHSGTEFIYMLEGEMLYAHGDRSFHLSPGDSLLFDAEAIHGPEELIQLPIKFLSVMVSDRPEETG is encoded by the coding sequence ATGAGCATGCCAAACAACACCATCGAACGATCTATTGGGCGTGAAATAAAACGGCACAGGACCAAAAACGGATTGACCATTGCCGAGCTTGCAAAACAATCCAACTTGTCCATCGGCATGCTTTCAAAAATTGAGAACGGTAACACCTCACCTTCTCTATCCACGCTCCATGCCTTATCCAGGGCTTTATTGATCCCCATCACCGCTTTTTTTAGAAAATTTGAAGAAAAGCGGCATGTCAGCTACGTCAAAGCCGGAGCCGGCATGGTTATTGACCGTCGCGGCACTCGGACTGGCCACAATTACGAACTTTTAGGACACAGCCTGAGAAAAGACGCCCTGGTTGAGCCCTACCTGCTTACTCTCACCAAAGAATCTGAAGTCTCCCCTTTTTTTGAACATTCTGGAACCGAATTCATATATATGCTGGAAGGCGAAATGCTGTACGCCCACGGAGACCGTTCTTTCCATCTTAGTCCCGGGGATTCCCTGCTCTTTGATGCCGAAGCCATCCACGGCCCTGAAGAGCTGATTCAGCTTCCCATCAAATTTTTATCTGTTATGGTCTCTGACAGGCCCGAGGAAACAGGATGA
- a CDS encoding methyl-accepting chemotaxis protein: protein MRKLNDIKIGIKLIATFLMVGILPLTILGIVSVGLSNKALSIQAFNQLEAVRQIKKKNIEDYFQTIENQILTFSENQMIVAAMIGFSEEFRQVSDTAQDSAQVGETMTAKVMNYYTNAFYKEYKSQNSDTTLDVGNLLNQLDQNTVALQYYYIAANKYPLGSKHMLDKASDSSNYSKRHAKIHPIVRNYLEKFGYYDIFLIDHKTGYIVYSVFKELDYATSLKNGPYSNTNFAQAFKKAAQATKKDFVILEDYKKYTPSYEAPASFIASPIFDGDKKVGVAIFQMPLDRINKLMTQREGLGETGETYLIGPDKLMRSDSYLDPENHSVKASWANPEKGSVNTEAADDVLSGKTGKKIIIDYNKNPVLSAYTPINVGGITWGLLAEIDKAEAFASVKSIKIDIVIIAMVSIVLIFLIAVFLSRSITRPIKKGVAMAIEMANGDLTQQLDIDQEDEIGILAKSLNDMSSKLRQMFNDISRGTQTLTASSTELSAISEQMSTNAEQTAEKSNSVAAAAEEMSTNMNNVAAATEQTTANIQMIVSAAGEMTATIQEVSNNTAKSSETTAFAVEKANTVSQKVEALGTAASEINKVTDTISEISEQTNLLSLNATIEATRAGDAGKGFAVVASEIKALAQQTAEATNEISSKIAGVQTTTRESVEAIESIVTVINEINSIVSTVATAIEEQSATTQEISNNVSQAALGLNEVNENVNQTSMVAAEVTQDITQVSQATEEMSTGSRQVETSAGDLSEIAKKLKDLVDRFKI from the coding sequence ATGAGAAAGCTTAACGATATAAAAATTGGTATTAAACTGATTGCGACCTTTTTGATGGTCGGAATTCTGCCGCTGACAATTTTAGGGATTGTATCTGTCGGCCTATCAAATAAGGCACTTTCAATTCAGGCATTCAATCAACTCGAAGCTGTGCGGCAGATAAAAAAAAAGAATATTGAAGACTATTTTCAAACTATTGAAAATCAAATCCTTACATTTTCAGAGAATCAAATGATTGTGGCTGCCATGATCGGGTTTTCAGAAGAATTCAGACAGGTTAGTGATACCGCTCAAGATAGTGCACAAGTTGGCGAAACGATGACGGCAAAAGTCATGAATTATTATACTAATGCTTTTTACAAGGAATATAAGTCTCAAAATTCCGATACCACTCTTGATGTGGGGAATCTTCTTAATCAACTTGATCAAAACACTGTTGCACTTCAGTATTATTATATCGCAGCCAATAAATACCCATTGGGATCTAAACATATGCTTGATAAGGCATCAGATTCTTCCAATTATTCAAAACGACATGCTAAAATTCATCCGATCGTCCGGAACTACCTTGAAAAATTTGGTTACTACGATATTTTCCTCATTGATCACAAGACAGGATATATTGTTTACTCTGTTTTTAAAGAACTTGATTATGCAACTTCCCTTAAAAATGGCCCCTATTCAAACACCAATTTCGCCCAAGCCTTTAAAAAGGCTGCTCAAGCAACAAAAAAGGATTTTGTGATCCTGGAGGATTATAAGAAGTATACTCCTTCCTACGAAGCACCGGCAAGCTTCATTGCCTCTCCCATATTTGATGGTGATAAAAAAGTGGGCGTAGCAATTTTTCAGATGCCCCTTGACCGGATCAACAAACTTATGACTCAAAGGGAAGGATTAGGTGAGACTGGAGAAACCTATCTTATTGGCCCGGATAAGCTCATGAGATCTGATTCATATTTAGACCCGGAAAATCATTCGGTAAAGGCGTCATGGGCCAATCCAGAAAAGGGTTCGGTCAATACCGAAGCAGCGGATGATGTTCTATCTGGAAAAACCGGTAAAAAAATTATTATCGATTACAATAAGAACCCTGTTTTGTCTGCATATACGCCTATCAATGTAGGAGGTATAACCTGGGGATTACTTGCAGAAATTGATAAAGCTGAAGCTTTTGCTTCAGTAAAATCAATAAAAATTGACATAGTCATTATAGCCATGGTGTCAATAGTTCTAATATTTCTGATTGCCGTATTCTTAAGTCGATCGATTACAAGACCCATCAAAAAGGGCGTGGCCATGGCTATAGAAATGGCCAATGGTGATTTAACCCAGCAACTGGATATTGATCAAGAGGATGAGATCGGTATTTTGGCAAAATCATTAAATGACATGTCATCTAAACTAAGGCAGATGTTCAACGATATTTCAAGGGGAACTCAAACGTTAACTGCTTCTTCGACAGAGTTATCAGCTATTTCCGAACAGATGTCAACAAACGCGGAGCAAACAGCTGAAAAATCCAATAGTGTAGCAGCTGCAGCAGAAGAGATGAGTACAAATATGAATAATGTAGCAGCCGCAACCGAGCAAACCACTGCTAATATCCAAATGATTGTCTCAGCAGCAGGAGAAATGACCGCAACTATTCAAGAAGTTTCAAATAATACTGCCAAGAGCAGTGAAACAACAGCATTCGCTGTGGAAAAAGCAAATACAGTTTCACAAAAAGTGGAGGCGCTGGGGACAGCTGCATCCGAAATTAATAAGGTAACTGATACGATATCTGAAATTTCTGAGCAGACCAATCTTCTATCATTAAATGCAACAATTGAAGCAACAAGAGCTGGCGATGCCGGGAAGGGTTTTGCAGTAGTTGCAAGCGAAATTAAAGCGCTTGCCCAGCAAACAGCTGAAGCTACAAATGAAATTAGTTCTAAAATTGCAGGTGTACAGACAACCACCCGGGAATCTGTGGAAGCAATTGAGTCAATTGTCACAGTTATAAATGAGATTAACTCTATTGTCAGTACTGTGGCAACAGCGATTGAAGAACAATCTGCTACTACGCAAGAAATTTCAAACAATGTAAGTCAGGCTGCCTTGGGACTAAACGAAGTGAATGAAAATGTGAACCAGACATCAATGGTCGCCGCAGAGGTTACACAAGATATTACCCAAGTCAGTCAAGCAACCGAAGAAATGAGCACAGGCAGCCGCCAAGTCGAAACGAGTGCAGGCGACTTGTCAGAAATAGCAAAAAAACTTAAGGATCTGGTAGACCGTTTTAAAATTTAA
- a CDS encoding sigma 54-interacting transcriptional regulator, whose translation MDGMEVLSTVKKLSPDTEVIIFTGFGSIETAVEAVQAGAFHFLVKPVKMDLLFSLSQRALKAVQLIRETEALKKALIKQSREQFLIGHSPAIQNVPQRIDKVKSLNCNVLIEGESGTGKELVARALHFLGARSKEPFIAFSCCGFSDDLITNELFGHEKGAFTGAASTKPGLLESADKGTIFLDEIGMMPLNMQVKLLRFIQERYRLE comes from the coding sequence ATGGATGGCATGGAGGTGCTTTCCACGGTTAAAAAGTTATCCCCTGACACCGAAGTAATTATTTTCACGGGTTTCGGTTCCATTGAAACCGCAGTTGAGGCGGTCCAGGCAGGTGCCTTTCACTTTCTGGTCAAGCCTGTAAAAATGGATTTGCTTTTCTCTTTAAGCCAGCGGGCGCTAAAAGCGGTCCAGCTTATTCGGGAAACAGAGGCACTAAAAAAAGCATTGATCAAGCAGTCCCGGGAACAGTTTCTCATTGGCCACTCTCCGGCCATCCAGAACGTGCCCCAGAGGATTGACAAGGTTAAATCGTTGAACTGCAATGTTTTAATTGAAGGAGAGAGCGGTACCGGCAAAGAGCTTGTGGCCAGGGCCCTTCATTTTTTAGGGGCGCGCAGTAAAGAGCCGTTCATTGCCTTTTCTTGCTGTGGTTTCTCCGATGATCTGATTACCAACGAATTGTTCGGCCATGAAAAAGGGGCCTTTACCGGAGCCGCGAGCACTAAGCCCGGATTGCTGGAATCGGCTGACAAAGGCACAATTTTTTTAGATGAGATCGGTATGATGCCGCTAAACATGCAGGTAAAGCTTTTACGGTTCATCCAGGAAAGGTATCGTTTGGAATAA